One window of the Anaeromyxobacter dehalogenans 2CP-C genome contains the following:
- a CDS encoding low affinity iron permease family protein, with product MKDAFQRLAFFISDAVGTYRAFLVAAGSVVVWAATGPLFGFSDSWQLVVNTGTTVVTFLMVFLIQATQNRETRALHLKIDELIRAQRRARNIFADLEHATEDELTELEAEFRKVRARATAREQAKQAGGAAGSAH from the coding sequence GTGAAGGACGCGTTCCAGCGCCTGGCCTTCTTCATCTCCGACGCCGTCGGGACGTACCGGGCGTTCCTGGTGGCGGCCGGGTCGGTGGTCGTCTGGGCCGCCACCGGGCCGCTGTTCGGCTTCAGCGACAGCTGGCAGCTGGTGGTGAACACCGGCACCACGGTGGTGACGTTCCTGATGGTGTTCCTCATCCAGGCCACGCAGAACCGCGAGACCCGGGCGCTGCACCTGAAGATCGACGAGCTCATCCGCGCGCAGCGGCGGGCCCGGAACATCTTCGCCGACCTCGAGCACGCCACCGAGGACGAGCTGACCGAGCTCGAGGCCGAGTTCAGGAAGGTGCGGGCCCGGGCCACCGCGCGGGAGCAGGCCAAGCAGGCCGGCGGCGCAGCGGGATCCGCGCACTGA
- a CDS encoding MaoC family dehydratase — protein MKRLQDFTVGDTFEAIREVDSYRPIYYAAASGDFNPIHIDPQVGRAAGYSGAILQGMCTFSWLSDACVAYLGDPARLRRIRARFTKPVQVGDVIRFQGRCVALDGPRIALELEATNQRGEEVLKGAVAEGHLGEG, from the coding sequence ATGAAACGCCTCCAGGACTTCACCGTGGGCGACACCTTCGAAGCGATCCGGGAGGTGGACTCGTACCGGCCGATCTACTACGCGGCGGCCTCCGGCGACTTCAACCCGATCCACATCGACCCGCAGGTGGGCCGCGCGGCCGGCTACTCCGGCGCCATCCTCCAGGGCATGTGCACCTTCTCGTGGCTGTCGGACGCGTGCGTCGCGTACCTGGGCGATCCGGCGCGCCTGCGCCGGATCCGGGCCCGCTTCACGAAGCCGGTGCAGGTGGGCGACGTGATCCGGTTCCAGGGCCGGTGCGTCGCGCTCGACGGCCCGCGGATCGCGCTCGAGCTGGAGGCGACGAACCAGCGCGGCGAGGAGGTCCTGAAGGGCGCGGTGGCCGAGGGCCACCTCGGAGAGGGGTGA
- a CDS encoding endonuclease/exonuclease/phosphatase family protein, translating to MRFRVVTWNVHGLRGAGRRPDPERIARVLDDIGADVAGLQEVGASLPGADAHAAEALARLTGLNGAFGPTLQHARGFAYGNAILSRHPIDATRTYDLSVPGREPRGCLRADVVLGPMRVHVFAAHLGLHWRERRRQAAALLSADILRDAALSHPLVLVGDFNSPSDRSAVPRWLRRTLTDCAVAAGRPAATFPSAWPLLRLDRAYVDAALRVVACEVVRTPRARRASDHLPLVVELELTEAARRPPAPRPVEAPGVRTRTG from the coding sequence GTGCGCTTCCGCGTGGTCACCTGGAACGTGCACGGCCTGCGCGGCGCGGGCCGCCGCCCCGATCCCGAGCGCATCGCCCGCGTGCTCGACGACATCGGCGCGGACGTGGCCGGGCTGCAGGAGGTGGGCGCGAGCCTGCCGGGCGCCGACGCGCACGCGGCCGAGGCGCTCGCGCGGCTCACCGGCCTCAACGGCGCGTTCGGCCCGACGCTCCAGCACGCGCGCGGCTTCGCGTACGGGAACGCCATCCTCTCGCGCCACCCCATCGACGCGACGCGCACCTACGACCTGTCGGTGCCCGGCCGCGAGCCCCGCGGCTGCCTGCGCGCCGACGTCGTCCTCGGCCCGATGCGCGTCCACGTGTTCGCGGCCCACCTCGGCCTGCACTGGCGCGAGCGGCGCCGCCAGGCCGCCGCGCTGCTGTCGGCGGACATCCTGCGCGACGCGGCGCTCTCCCACCCGCTCGTGCTGGTCGGGGACTTCAACTCGCCCTCGGACCGCTCGGCGGTGCCGCGCTGGCTGCGCCGAACGCTCACCGACTGCGCGGTCGCGGCCGGCCGGCCCGCCGCCACGTTCCCGTCCGCCTGGCCGCTCCTGCGGCTGGACCGCGCCTACGTGGACGCCGCGCTGCGCGTCGTCGCCTGCGAGGTGGTGCGGACGCCGCGCGCCCGGCGCGCCTCGGACCACCTGCCGCTGGTCGTCGAGCTGGAGCTCACCGAGGCCGCGCGCCGGCCGCCCGCCCCGCGGCCGGTCGAGGCGCCTGGCGTCCGGACGCGCACCGGCTGA
- a CDS encoding multiheme c-type cytochrome codes for MLPALRLPLLAAILALPPAARAAGDKVGPEACKACHPSAYERWRVSPHARALEVLPAERRDDPRCLSCHAPDREDGLAGVSCETCHGPGRAYAADHVMRDRELARAVGLVDPGPKTCLACHTDSTPSLLRFDPKRKLPLIDHWTPAPGDAAAPTGPRAPARPAPAPARRPGGR; via the coding sequence GTGCTCCCCGCCCTCCGCCTCCCGCTCCTCGCCGCGATCCTCGCCCTCCCGCCCGCCGCGCGCGCCGCAGGCGACAAGGTGGGACCCGAGGCGTGCAAGGCCTGCCACCCGTCCGCGTACGAGCGCTGGCGGGTGAGCCCTCACGCGCGCGCGCTCGAGGTGCTGCCGGCGGAGCGCCGGGACGACCCGCGCTGCCTCTCCTGCCACGCGCCCGACCGCGAGGACGGGCTCGCCGGCGTCTCCTGCGAGACGTGCCACGGCCCGGGGCGCGCCTACGCGGCCGACCACGTCATGCGCGACCGCGAGCTGGCGCGCGCGGTGGGCCTGGTGGATCCGGGCCCGAAGACCTGCCTCGCCTGCCACACCGACTCGACGCCGAGCCTGCTGCGCTTCGACCCGAAGCGAAAGCTGCCGCTCATCGATCACTGGACCCCGGCGCCCGGCGACGCCGCCGCGCCGACGGGTCCCCGCGCGCCGGCGCGGCCAGCCCCGGCCCCCGCCCGCCGCCCCGGCGGCCGCTAG
- a CDS encoding YtxH domain-containing protein codes for MAMSWKAMKGMLDRELLLKRMGLEERSPAGDFFTGLGLFSVGVLVGAGLGMMFAPRRGEDLRAMMTDAWRQRTGKPAQGPDYQAMGAETAMPSPAH; via the coding sequence ATGGCGATGTCCTGGAAGGCGATGAAGGGGATGCTCGACCGCGAGCTGCTCTTGAAGCGGATGGGGCTGGAGGAGCGCAGCCCGGCCGGCGACTTCTTCACCGGCCTCGGCCTGTTCTCGGTCGGCGTGCTGGTGGGCGCCGGGCTGGGCATGATGTTCGCGCCGAGGCGCGGCGAGGACCTGCGCGCGATGATGACCGACGCGTGGCGGCAGCGGACCGGCAAGCCGGCGCAGGGGCCCGACTACCAGGCCATGGGCGCCGAGACGGCGATGCCGTCGCCGGCGCACTGA
- the greB gene encoding transcription elongation factor GreB, producing MARTPRYITPEGFRRLAAEHTRIWTEQRPRIVAEVEAAAALGDRSENAEYIYGKKKLRELDRRLRFLSEKMDSLSVVEPRAHPDGRAFFGAWVTVEQEDGQERRYRLVGPDEFDVSAGLISVDAPLGRALLGKREGDVVVVHRPAGMVEFTVVEVSWSAPEDG from the coding sequence ATGGCCAGGACGCCCCGCTACATCACCCCCGAAGGCTTCCGGCGCCTCGCCGCCGAGCACACCCGGATCTGGACCGAGCAGCGGCCGCGCATCGTGGCCGAGGTCGAGGCCGCCGCCGCGCTCGGCGACCGCAGCGAGAACGCCGAGTACATCTACGGCAAGAAGAAGCTGCGCGAGCTGGACCGCCGGCTGCGCTTCCTCTCGGAGAAGATGGACTCGCTCTCGGTCGTCGAGCCGCGGGCCCACCCGGACGGCCGCGCCTTCTTCGGCGCCTGGGTGACGGTCGAGCAGGAGGACGGGCAGGAGCGGAGGTACCGGCTGGTCGGGCCGGACGAGTTCGACGTGTCGGCGGGGCTCATCAGCGTGGACGCGCCGCTCGGCCGCGCGCTGCTCGGGAAGCGCGAGGGCGACGTGGTGGTGGTGCACCGGCCCGCCGGCATGGTGGAGTTCACCGTGGTGGAGGTCTCCTGGTCGGCCCCGGAGGACGGATGA
- a CDS encoding FAS1-like dehydratase domain-containing protein yields MPIDRKHLGRRYGPYRFTVGLEQIRDFASATGGGVPGRVFAVAPERAHAWTWDEAAAAASPHGGLVAPPTFAAAFAIQPFATACADPELGVNVLRLVHAEQSFELEAPVRPGDVLETEGEITRIQDRGSLDFLEVTTETRNQRGERVVRGVWTAIIRN; encoded by the coding sequence GTGCCCATCGACCGCAAGCACCTGGGCCGGCGCTACGGCCCGTACCGCTTCACCGTGGGCCTCGAGCAGATCCGCGACTTCGCCTCCGCGACCGGCGGCGGCGTGCCGGGCCGGGTCTTCGCGGTGGCGCCGGAGCGCGCCCACGCGTGGACCTGGGACGAGGCCGCGGCCGCCGCCTCGCCGCACGGCGGGCTGGTGGCGCCGCCCACCTTCGCGGCCGCGTTCGCGATCCAGCCGTTCGCGACCGCCTGCGCGGACCCGGAGCTGGGCGTGAACGTGCTCCGCCTGGTCCACGCCGAGCAGTCCTTCGAGCTGGAGGCGCCGGTGCGCCCCGGCGACGTGCTCGAGACCGAGGGCGAGATCACCCGGATCCAGGACCGGGGCAGCCTCGACTTCCTCGAGGTCACCACCGAGACCCGCAACCAGCGCGGCGAGCGCGTGGTGCGCGGGGTCTGGACCGCGATCATCCGGAACTGA
- a CDS encoding AraC family transcriptional regulator, with amino-acid sequence MAYLGDIVRRRRAGRFEVSEALFAGGEALPPHRHERAYVSCLLSGTYRERTAAGERECALGTVIWHPPGEAHEDRFSPSGGHLLNLELPPGLLEEAGVRPAAGAAARMARGGVPYAAALGLFRALSGAGPAAEDAALQLAALAPAADEAGRPGWLRRAVELLHDRSDEPLGLADVARAAGVHPAHVARTFRRVLGCTVGQFLAGVRLRRAFDVLAEPGRTVTETAAACGFADHPHLARRFREATGLTPSQYRAARMGRAGPAGRPG; translated from the coding sequence GTGGCGTACCTGGGCGACATCGTCCGCCGGCGGCGCGCGGGCCGCTTCGAGGTGAGCGAGGCGCTGTTCGCGGGCGGCGAGGCGCTTCCACCGCACCGCCACGAGCGCGCCTACGTGTCCTGCCTGCTCTCCGGCACCTACCGCGAGCGGACCGCGGCCGGCGAGCGCGAGTGCGCGCTCGGGACCGTGATCTGGCACCCGCCCGGCGAGGCGCACGAGGACCGGTTCTCGCCCTCCGGCGGACACCTGCTCAACCTCGAGCTGCCGCCCGGCCTGCTCGAGGAGGCCGGGGTGCGGCCCGCGGCCGGCGCCGCCGCCCGGATGGCGCGGGGCGGGGTACCGTACGCGGCGGCGCTGGGGCTCTTCCGGGCCCTGTCCGGCGCGGGCCCGGCGGCCGAGGACGCGGCGCTGCAGCTCGCGGCGCTCGCGCCTGCGGCGGATGAGGCGGGGCGTCCCGGCTGGCTCCGGCGCGCGGTGGAGCTCCTGCACGACCGGTCCGACGAGCCGCTCGGCCTCGCCGACGTGGCGCGCGCGGCGGGCGTCCACCCCGCGCACGTCGCGCGCACGTTCCGGCGCGTGCTCGGGTGCACGGTGGGCCAGTTCCTGGCCGGGGTCCGGCTCCGGCGCGCCTTCGACGTGCTCGCCGAGCCGGGGCGGACCGTGACCGAGACCGCCGCCGCGTGCGGGTTCGCGGATCACCCGCACCTCGCGCGCCGCTTCCGGGAGGCGACCGGGCTGACGCCCAGCCAGTACCGCGCTGCGCGGATGGGGCGTGCCGGGCCGGCGGGGCGGCCAGGTTAA
- a CDS encoding universal stress protein, which translates to MTEIPWKTVCCPVDLSDASRAALRVASDVCRRLDASLTLLHVQEGEPASERLAEWRAAAEAAGVKRVAAEETGGNPEIAIADWADAHGVDLVVMGTHGRTGRTHALVGSVAESTVRRARCPVMVVHDEWTGTLH; encoded by the coding sequence ATGACCGAGATCCCCTGGAAGACCGTCTGCTGCCCGGTGGACCTGTCCGACGCCTCGCGCGCGGCGCTGCGCGTCGCCAGCGACGTGTGCCGGCGCCTGGACGCGTCGCTCACCCTGCTGCACGTCCAGGAGGGCGAGCCGGCCTCGGAGCGGCTCGCCGAGTGGCGGGCCGCGGCCGAGGCGGCCGGGGTGAAGCGCGTCGCCGCCGAGGAGACCGGCGGGAACCCGGAGATCGCCATCGCGGACTGGGCCGACGCCCACGGCGTGGACCTGGTGGTGATGGGCACGCACGGCCGCACCGGGCGGACCCACGCGCTGGTCGGCTCGGTGGCCGAGAGCACGGTCCGGCGGGCGCGCTGCCCGGTGATGGTGGTCCACGACGAGTGGACCGGCACGCTGCACTGA
- the yihA gene encoding ribosome biogenesis GTP-binding protein YihA/YsxC has translation MPIQVVSADFDKTATRPEEWPRGATPEIAFVGRSNVGKSSMLNALARRKGLARVSSTPGRTRALQFFDLSYRPTPAARPRAIRFCDLPGYGYAKVSRAERDRWTAMIEDYLRDRDVLRAVVLIVDARHAPSESDEDAAAFLVSAGRRLVVAATKTDKLPKARRVLALQQVERALGLARGDAVPFSAVEGTGTDALWARLAALAAEEARTAEADPPA, from the coding sequence GTGCCGATCCAGGTCGTCTCCGCCGACTTCGACAAGACCGCCACCCGCCCCGAGGAGTGGCCGCGCGGCGCCACGCCCGAGATCGCGTTCGTGGGCCGCTCCAACGTGGGGAAGTCGTCGATGCTGAACGCGCTCGCCCGCCGCAAGGGGCTGGCGCGCGTCTCGTCCACGCCCGGGCGCACCCGCGCGCTCCAGTTCTTCGACCTCTCGTACCGGCCCACCCCGGCGGCGCGCCCGCGCGCGATCCGCTTCTGCGACCTGCCCGGCTACGGCTACGCCAAGGTCTCGCGGGCCGAGCGCGATCGCTGGACCGCGATGATCGAGGACTACCTGCGCGACCGCGACGTGCTGCGCGCGGTGGTGCTCATCGTGGACGCGCGCCACGCGCCGTCGGAGAGCGACGAGGACGCCGCCGCGTTCCTGGTGTCGGCGGGGCGGCGCCTCGTCGTGGCGGCGACCAAGACGGACAAGCTGCCCAAGGCGCGCCGCGTGCTCGCGCTCCAGCAGGTGGAGCGCGCGCTCGGCCTGGCCCGCGGCGACGCGGTGCCGTTCTCCGCGGTGGAGGGCACCGGCACCGACGCGCTCTGGGCGCGGCTCGCCGCGCTCGCCGCCGAGGAGGCGCGGACCGCCGAGGCCGACCCGCCGGCGTAG
- the metF gene encoding methylenetetrahydrofolate reductase [NAD(P)H], producing the protein MRITDLLRFARERGEPIFSFEFFPPKTDDGVRGLFETVEALRPLGPAYVSVTYGAGGSTRAKTIDLVKRLKRDAEVEAMAHVTCVGASREEIAAVLDEVADAGIQNVLALRGDAPRGQSAFVPHPDGFTHASELVAFIRSRPERWRFCVGAAAYPEGHVETRDLAQDLRNLKLKVEAGTDFLVTQLFFENAHYFRFVERARAAGVEVPVVPGIMPFTNVEQVERFTAMCGAAIPPPLRAAMEVRRADPDGARELGVAYATLQCADLLRRGAPGIHFYTLNRSPSTRAIVAALRASEPWRG; encoded by the coding sequence GTGCGGATCACCGACCTCCTGCGCTTCGCCCGTGAGCGGGGCGAGCCCATCTTCTCCTTCGAGTTCTTCCCGCCCAAGACCGACGACGGGGTGCGCGGCCTGTTCGAGACCGTCGAGGCGCTGCGCCCGCTCGGCCCCGCCTACGTGTCGGTGACGTACGGCGCCGGCGGGTCCACCCGCGCGAAGACCATCGACCTGGTGAAGCGGCTCAAGCGCGACGCCGAGGTGGAGGCGATGGCGCACGTCACGTGCGTGGGGGCGTCGCGCGAGGAGATCGCGGCGGTGCTCGACGAGGTGGCGGACGCCGGCATCCAGAACGTGCTGGCGCTGCGCGGCGACGCGCCGCGGGGGCAGAGCGCGTTCGTCCCGCACCCGGACGGCTTCACGCACGCGAGCGAGCTGGTCGCGTTCATCCGGTCGCGGCCGGAGCGCTGGCGCTTCTGCGTGGGCGCCGCCGCGTACCCCGAGGGCCACGTCGAGACCCGCGACCTGGCGCAGGACCTCCGCAACCTGAAGCTGAAGGTCGAGGCCGGGACGGACTTCCTGGTGACGCAGCTGTTCTTCGAGAACGCGCACTACTTCCGCTTCGTCGAGCGCGCGCGCGCCGCGGGCGTCGAGGTGCCGGTGGTGCCCGGGATCATGCCGTTCACCAACGTCGAGCAGGTGGAGCGGTTCACCGCGATGTGCGGCGCCGCCATCCCGCCGCCGCTCCGGGCGGCGATGGAGGTCCGGCGCGCCGACCCGGACGGCGCCCGCGAGCTGGGCGTGGCCTACGCCACGCTGCAGTGCGCCGACCTGCTCCGCCGCGGCGCGCCCGGGATCCACTTCTACACGCTGAACCGCTCGCCCTCGACGCGCGCCATCGTGGCGGCGCTCCGCGCCAGCGAGCCCTGGCGCGGCTGA
- a CDS encoding tetratricopeptide repeat protein: MPDVSELIDRGIKAYVAGRVGEALRSFQQALERDPGNPKARSYLTLLGGGMPGGATAEPVPLPAPAAPPAAAPGHSPWDALPAAAEIIELELDPEGGLDLDAVAEKSDIRPLVPAKSAPGESPGGRDVEVWMQAARELFALGDFTGSLELIEKILQVDPDHREAREYLRQNEATLIAMYESKLGPLGGVPRLAIKPEEIMWLNLDHRAGFLLAQIDGFVDYEALFALSGLPRLDTARILANLIADGVITT, encoded by the coding sequence GTGCCGGACGTGAGCGAGCTCATCGACCGCGGCATCAAGGCCTACGTGGCGGGGCGGGTGGGGGAGGCGCTGCGCTCGTTCCAGCAGGCGCTGGAGCGCGATCCGGGCAACCCCAAGGCGCGCTCGTACCTGACCCTGCTCGGCGGCGGGATGCCCGGCGGCGCCACGGCCGAGCCGGTCCCGCTCCCGGCCCCCGCCGCGCCGCCCGCCGCCGCCCCCGGGCACTCGCCCTGGGACGCGCTGCCCGCGGCGGCGGAGATCATCGAGCTGGAGCTCGACCCGGAGGGCGGCCTGGACCTCGACGCGGTGGCGGAGAAGTCCGACATCCGCCCGCTGGTGCCGGCGAAGTCCGCGCCCGGCGAGTCCCCCGGCGGCCGCGACGTGGAGGTCTGGATGCAGGCCGCCCGCGAGCTGTTCGCGCTGGGCGACTTCACCGGGTCGCTGGAGCTGATCGAGAAGATCCTGCAGGTGGACCCGGACCACCGCGAGGCGCGCGAGTACCTGCGCCAGAACGAGGCCACCCTCATCGCCATGTACGAGTCGAAGCTCGGCCCGCTCGGCGGCGTCCCCCGGCTCGCCATCAAGCCGGAGGAGATCATGTGGCTGAACCTCGACCACCGGGCCGGGTTCCTGCTCGCGCAGATCGACGGGTTCGTGGACTACGAGGCGCTGTTCGCGCTCTCCGGGCTCCCGCGCCTCGACACGGCGCGCATCCTCGCGAACCTGATCGCGGACGGGGTCATCACGACCTGA
- a CDS encoding SDR family oxidoreductase yields MGAGARVHFVTGYPGFIGKRLVRRLLEDALRGDDRVVLLVQPRNAAAARADLGALGAERAEVLEGDVEQMHLGLSGAEWKALAREVTDVWHLAARTWLGASRPEFRRVNLEGTRNVLELGRAARRLRRLNHFSTAFVSGDRVGVILEDELAMGQRFHNAYEETKYQGELLVRAAQSELPATIYRPSIVVGDSRTGEIDRFEGPYALAILLVASPLAVPLPLPGDAVAPLNVVPVDFVVNAAVAIGEAPAAAGRTVHLVDPSPLSARRVYELIAAHAGKRLPSVSVPARVLQALLQLPLLERLSRVHRPAIEYVNHLAIYNCRNLLELLDGTGLRCPPISSYLDRLIDFVQGTFEKRREAELAQLAGDADDPLDPPAPPASGAA; encoded by the coding sequence ATGGGGGCCGGCGCGCGCGTCCACTTCGTCACGGGGTACCCGGGGTTCATCGGGAAGCGGCTGGTGCGCCGCCTCCTCGAGGACGCGCTGCGCGGCGACGATCGCGTGGTGCTCCTGGTCCAGCCGCGCAACGCCGCCGCGGCGCGGGCCGACCTGGGCGCGCTCGGCGCCGAGCGGGCCGAGGTGCTGGAGGGGGACGTCGAGCAGATGCACCTCGGCCTCTCCGGCGCCGAGTGGAAGGCGCTCGCCCGCGAGGTGACCGACGTCTGGCACCTGGCGGCGCGCACGTGGCTGGGCGCCTCGCGCCCGGAGTTCCGCCGGGTGAACCTCGAGGGCACGCGCAACGTGCTGGAGCTGGGCCGCGCGGCCCGCCGGCTCCGGCGGCTCAACCACTTCTCGACGGCGTTCGTCTCGGGCGACCGGGTAGGCGTCATCCTCGAGGACGAGCTGGCCATGGGCCAGCGCTTCCACAACGCGTACGAGGAGACGAAGTACCAGGGCGAGCTGCTGGTCCGCGCGGCGCAGTCGGAGCTGCCCGCGACCATCTACCGCCCCAGCATCGTGGTGGGCGACTCGCGCACCGGCGAGATCGACCGGTTCGAGGGGCCCTACGCGCTCGCCATCCTGCTGGTGGCCTCCCCGCTGGCGGTCCCGCTGCCGCTCCCGGGCGACGCCGTGGCGCCGCTCAACGTGGTCCCGGTGGACTTCGTGGTGAACGCGGCCGTGGCCATCGGCGAGGCGCCCGCCGCGGCCGGCCGCACCGTGCACCTGGTGGACCCGTCGCCGCTCTCCGCCCGGCGCGTGTACGAGCTCATCGCCGCGCACGCGGGCAAGCGCCTGCCGTCGGTGTCGGTCCCGGCGCGCGTGCTCCAGGCGCTGCTCCAGCTGCCGCTGCTGGAGCGGCTCTCGCGCGTGCACCGGCCCGCCATCGAGTACGTGAACCACCTCGCCATCTACAACTGCCGCAACCTGCTCGAGCTGCTCGACGGCACCGGCCTGCGCTGCCCGCCCATCTCCAGCTACCTCGACCGGCTCATCGACTTCGTGCAGGGGACGTTCGAGAAGCGCCGCGAGGCCGAGCTGGCGCAGCTCGCGGGCGACGCCGACGACCCGCTCGATCCGCCCGCCCCGCCCGCGTCCGGCGCCGCCTGA
- a CDS encoding DUF2845 domain-containing protein, giving the protein MHARSLALLLLALLAPSAHAGESSLRCDGGTVELGASRLDLLARCGEPALRDAREIERSVLVIAGRASQDSVVLVEQWTYNHGPQRFIDLVTVEGGRVVAIERGGYGYAPERVAAVRTPGRASCDPSAVRVGESKLDLLVRCGEPIAKDVAVEPRALPPGVQGGAPGEARVPVELWTFDFGPQRFTLVARLEAGKVVAVERGGYGTAP; this is encoded by the coding sequence ATGCACGCCCGGTCGCTCGCGCTCCTGCTGCTCGCGCTGCTCGCACCGTCCGCCCACGCCGGCGAGTCGTCGCTCCGCTGCGACGGCGGCACCGTCGAGCTCGGCGCCTCCCGGCTGGACCTGCTCGCGAGGTGCGGCGAGCCGGCGCTCCGCGACGCGCGCGAGATCGAGCGCAGCGTGCTCGTGATCGCCGGCCGGGCGTCCCAGGACTCGGTCGTCCTCGTGGAGCAGTGGACCTACAACCACGGCCCGCAGCGCTTCATCGACCTCGTCACCGTGGAGGGCGGCAGGGTGGTGGCGATCGAGCGCGGGGGGTACGGGTACGCGCCCGAGCGGGTGGCCGCGGTGCGGACCCCCGGGCGCGCGAGCTGCGATCCGTCCGCGGTGCGGGTCGGCGAGAGCAAGCTCGACCTGCTGGTCCGCTGCGGCGAGCCGATCGCGAAGGACGTGGCCGTCGAGCCGCGCGCGCTGCCGCCCGGGGTGCAGGGCGGCGCGCCCGGCGAGGCGCGGGTGCCGGTGGAGCTGTGGACGTTCGACTTCGGGCCGCAGCGCTTCACGCTGGTCGCCCGGCTGGAGGCCGGCAAGGTGGTCGCCGTGGAGCGGGGCGGTTACGGGACCGCACCGTAG
- the coaE gene encoding dephospho-CoA kinase (Dephospho-CoA kinase (CoaE) performs the final step in coenzyme A biosynthesis.) gives MRVIGLTGGIATGKSTFAALLRARGAPVVDADALARAAVEPGTPALAEIARTFGAEVLRPDGALDRKALGARVFADPGARRRLEAITHPAVRLAMREETARLAAQGHPLAFYDTPLLYEVGLEALLDAVVVVWAPRDVQRERLMRRDGLGGAEADARLAAQLPVDEKAARADFVVENAGAPEALAGKADRLLADLRGGRGRRLPNAPPVRY, from the coding sequence GTGCGCGTCATCGGGCTGACCGGCGGGATCGCGACCGGCAAGAGCACCTTCGCGGCGCTGCTCCGGGCGCGGGGCGCGCCGGTGGTGGACGCGGACGCGCTGGCGCGGGCCGCGGTCGAGCCCGGCACGCCGGCGCTGGCCGAGATCGCCCGGACGTTCGGCGCGGAGGTGCTGCGCCCGGACGGCGCGCTCGACCGCAAGGCGCTCGGCGCGCGCGTGTTCGCCGACCCGGGCGCGCGGCGCCGGCTCGAGGCCATCACCCACCCCGCCGTCCGCCTCGCCATGCGCGAGGAGACCGCCCGCCTGGCCGCGCAGGGCCACCCGCTCGCGTTCTACGACACGCCGCTGCTGTACGAGGTCGGGCTGGAGGCCCTGCTCGACGCGGTGGTGGTGGTCTGGGCGCCGCGCGACGTGCAGCGCGAGCGCCTGATGCGCCGCGACGGGCTCGGCGGCGCCGAGGCCGACGCGCGCCTGGCGGCGCAGCTCCCGGTGGACGAGAAGGCGGCGCGCGCCGACTTCGTGGTCGAGAACGCCGGCGCCCCCGAGGCGCTGGCCGGCAAGGCCGACCGCCTGCTGGCGGACCTGCGGGGGGGCCGGGGGCGCAGGCTTCCCAACGCGCCCCCCGTGCGCTATTGA